The DNA window TCCTCGATCATTTCGATGCCGAGGTGGCACCCAACCTGCCGGCATTGCGGGCACAGGTCATCCACAACGACGCCAATGACTGGAATGTGCTCGTCGATCCCGAAAGGCCCGAGCTTGTAGCCGGGTTGATCGATTTCGGCGATGCCTTGCACAGCGTGCTGATCGCCGAGGTCGCGGTCGCTTGCGCCTATGCGATCCTTGATGCCGAGGATCCGATCGGCGCCGCTGCCCGCCTCGCCGCCGGCTTCCATGCCGAGTATCCGCTGCGCGAAGAGGAACTCGACCTGCTGTTCGACCTCATCGCCATGCGTCTCGTCACCTCGGTGACACTGTCGGCCGCGCGCAGGGACCGCACCGGCGGCAATCCCTATCTGTCGATCTCGGAAGCGCCGGCCTGGCGATTGCTGCATCGCCTGGACAGGATGAACCGGCACTTCGCGACGGCGATCCTGCGCAAAGCCTGCGGCTTCGAAGCCGCCGCCGGAGCCCGCGCCGTGACAGGCTGGATCACGGCAAACCGAGCGCGGCTCGCGCCAATCCTCGACCGCCATCCGGCGACCCTTGCAAAGGCGCTGGTGCCTTATGGAGATCCGCAAAATCCGATGACGGTGACATCGGCCGCGCAGCAGCCCGACAAGGCCACGGCGTGGTGGAATGCCTATTGCGCCGAGCACGGCGTTGCGCTCGGCATCGGCCCATGGGGCGAAGCACGCACCGTCTACACCAGCGACATCTTCCAGTCGCGTTTCGTGGAAGGCGCTCGCCGTGCCAACCATCTCGGCCTCGACCTTTTCATGGCGGCGGGGACGCGGCTTTACACGCCGCTCGCCGCCATCGTCAGAAGCGTCGAGGTCGAGGAGGATCCGCTTGGCTATGGCTGCCTGGTGGCGCTGGAGCACACACCGCCGGGCTGCCCGTCCTTCGTCACCCTGTGGGGGCATATGGCGCATGAGGCGGGACGGCGGCTGAAGGCGGGTGACCGTCTGGAAGCGGGTGCGCTTGTCGGCGAGATGGGCACGCCAACCGAAAACGGCGGCTGGGCGCCGCATCTGCATTTCCAGATATCGACGGATACAAGCCTCGCCGCGAGCGACATCCTCGGTGTCGGCGAGGAGCGTTATCTCGACGTCTGGAAGGAACTTTTCCCCGATGCCGCCGAACTTGCCGGCATTCCGCCCGAGACCTTCCGGCAGAGCGGCCGGTCACGCCCACAGATCGTTGCCGCGCGCAAGGCGTCGCTGCTGCCCAACCTCTCCATTTCCTACTCCGAGCCGATCAAATTCGTGCGCGGCGAGGGCGCATGGCTGATCGACGATCGCGGCCGCGCCTATCTCGACTGTTTCAACAATGTCTGCCATCTCGGCCATGCCCATCCCGACGTGGTCGAGGCGATCGCCAGACAGGCCGCGAAGCTCAACACCAACACGCGCTACCTGCACGATGCCATCGTCACCTATGCGGAACGGCTGACGGCGACGCTGCCCGCCGGCCTGTCGGTGGCGTCCTTCGCCTGCTCGGGCAGCGAGGCCAACAGCCTGATGCTGCGCATGGCGCGCACCCATACCGGCCGAGGCGAGGCGATCGTGCTCGACTGGGCCTATCACGGCACGACGCAGGAGCTGATCGAGCTCAGCCCTTACAAATACAAGCGCAAGGGCGGCAAGGGGCGCCCGGCGCATGTGTTCGAGGCAACCATACCCGACAGCTATCGTGCCCCGGCCGAATGGCCGGTGGACGAACATGCGAAGCGTTTCGCCGAGAGCGTCGCTGAGCAGATCGCCGATATGGCGAGACAAGGCCGTGCACCTGGCCTGTTCCTGGCGGAATCGATCCCCAGCGTCGCCGGCCAGGTGTTCTTGCCGGACGGCTATCTCGGGGAGGTCTATGCGATGGTGCGCGCCGCCGGCGGTATTTGCGCGGCCGACGAGGTGCAGGTCGGCTTCGGCCGCGTCGGCAGCCATTGGTGGGCTTTCGAGACGCAAGGCGTGACGCCCGACATCGTCACGATGGGTAAGCCGATCGGCAACGGCCATCCGATGGCGGCGCTGGTGACGACGTCAGAGATCGCCGCCTCGTTCGACAACGGCATGGAGTATTTCAACACCTTTGGCGGCAACCCGGTGTCCTGCGCTGCCGGGCTCGCGGTGCTCGACGTCATCGAGCGCGATGGCCTCAGGCGCAACGCCCTGGAGATCGGTGATTATCTCATGGCCCGCTTCAAGGCCTTGCAGGATCGCTACGACATCATCGGCGATGTGCGCGGCCAGGGCCTGTTCCTCGGCATTGAACTGGTCGAGGATCGCAAGAGCAAGGCGCCGGCCACACGCCTTGCCCGCCGCATCAATGATGGGGTGAGGGCACGTGGCGTGCTGATCGGCACCGAGGGGCCATATGACAATGTCCTGAAGATGCGCCCGCCGATGATCTTCAGCCGGGCCAATGCCGATCATCTGGCCGGTGTTCTGGACGAGGCGATGGCGGCGGTTCTGGCGGAAGGGGCTTAGGACAGATCAACGCACCGCCCAGGCGGCGCGTAACCAGACATGACAACAGCAATTTTTCACGAACGTCCGGCGCTTCAAACGCCGGCGATAGGCGGGGCTTTGCCTCATAAAGGGAGGAAACCATGAGACATGCATTGATCACAGCGCTTTTGCTGGCATCGGCTACGCTGGCCAACGCGGACACATTCGACATCGTCAAGCAGAGAGGCTCGATCATCTGCGGCGTCAGCCAGGGCGTGGCGGGTTTTTCGGCGCCCGACGACCAGGGCAAATGGAGCGGCTTCGACATCGATTTCTGCCGCGCGGTTTCTGCCGCCGTTTTCGGCGACCCCGACAAGGTGAGTTATGTGCCGCTGTCGACGAAGGAACGCTTCACGGCACTGCAGGCCGGCACCGTCGATATGCTGTCACGCCAGTCGACCTGGACCTTGTCTCGCGACACCGGCATGGGCATCCACTTCGTCGGCGCCGCCTATTATGACGGCCAGGGCTTCATGGTGCGCAAGGACCTCGGCGTCGACAGCGCGCTCAAGCTCTCTGGCGCCACTATCTGTGCGGAGCAGGGCACGACCACCGAGCAAAACGTCGCCGACTATTTCACCGCCCATCAGATGAAATACGAGGCGGTCGTCATCGATTCCGCCGACAGCATCATCAAGGCGTTCGACAGCGGCCGCTGCGATGTCTACACCACGGATGCCTCGGCGCTCTATGCGCAACGCCTGAAGCTGACCGATCCCGCCGCCTTCACCGTACTGCCCGAGATCATCTCGAAGGAACCGCTCGGCCCGGCCGTTCGCAAGGGTGACGACAAATGGTTCGATGTCGTGCGCTGGACGCTATTCTCGCTGATCGAGGCGGAGGAAGACGGCATCACACAGGCCAATGCGGACGCTTCGCTGAAGTCGCAGAACCCGACGATCCGGCGGTTCCTCGGTGTCGAGGGTGACAATGGCAAGCAGATCGGGCTCGATCCGGCATTCGCCTACAACATCGTCGCCAAGGTCGGCAATTATGGCGAGATGTTCGAACGCAATCTCGGCCAGTCCAGTCAGCTGAAGATCGCGCGCGGCATCAATGCGCTCTGGAATGCCGGCGGGCTGATGTACGCGCCGCCGGCGCGCTGACGTCCAGATTTGTTTGACGCGATTCCGGGCGGAAAACCGGTTACCGCTTGTCCTGGAATTGCCCGGTGCCGCGCAAGTCGTTCAGGCCTGCGCGGCTTCTCTCAAACCGTTGCGAGCGCCTTGCCCGTCGAGGGATCGAACAAGCGAAGCGCTGTCTCATCGAAGGTGAGGCTGCACTTCTCGCCCTTGGCGACCCTGGTCCTTGGCGGTAGACAGGCCGTCAGCCGCTGCGTGCCGATCCGGGCCGTGGTGACCAGTTCGGGGCCGGTCAGCTCGACGACTTCGATCTCCACGGGCAATGAAAAATCCGTCGGAACGGTCGCCAGGCGAAGCGCTTCGGGCCTGATACCGACGACCACCTGCACGCCTTCCCCAGCCGCGCTGGCATAGCGTGCCGGCAAGGGGATCCGCACATCGGATCCGGCAACGGCCAGCTTGCCGGCGGTGACGGTCGCCTGCAGCATGTTCATCGACGGCGCGCCGACGAAGCCGGCGACGTAAAGCGTGGCCGGCTCGTTGTAGATCTCCTCGGGTGTGCCGAGCTGCTCGATCCTGCCGTCGCGCATGACAGCGATGAGGCTCGCCAGCGTCATCG is part of the Mesorhizobium loti genome and encodes:
- a CDS encoding aminotransferase class III-fold pyridoxal phosphate-dependent enzyme, with protein sequence MTNVSHPAPQVSQNEAVDIAARHFGISGSIAPLDSERDRNFKLTASDHSLWILKIVNASEPLVESEFQTALLDHLERNSPYLAVPRIKKTLQGASLAHAKGPGGEDHAVRLVSWRPGRPLAESQATPALLESLGGALGRLDHALQGFIHPGALRSFDWDIRRAGAARQRLHHIDDNQDRALLERFLDHFDAEVAPNLPALRAQVIHNDANDWNVLVDPERPELVAGLIDFGDALHSVLIAEVAVACAYAILDAEDPIGAAARLAAGFHAEYPLREEELDLLFDLIAMRLVTSVTLSAARRDRTGGNPYLSISEAPAWRLLHRLDRMNRHFATAILRKACGFEAAAGARAVTGWITANRARLAPILDRHPATLAKALVPYGDPQNPMTVTSAAQQPDKATAWWNAYCAEHGVALGIGPWGEARTVYTSDIFQSRFVEGARRANHLGLDLFMAAGTRLYTPLAAIVRSVEVEEDPLGYGCLVALEHTPPGCPSFVTLWGHMAHEAGRRLKAGDRLEAGALVGEMGTPTENGGWAPHLHFQISTDTSLAASDILGVGEERYLDVWKELFPDAAELAGIPPETFRQSGRSRPQIVAARKASLLPNLSISYSEPIKFVRGEGAWLIDDRGRAYLDCFNNVCHLGHAHPDVVEAIARQAAKLNTNTRYLHDAIVTYAERLTATLPAGLSVASFACSGSEANSLMLRMARTHTGRGEAIVLDWAYHGTTQELIELSPYKYKRKGGKGRPAHVFEATIPDSYRAPAEWPVDEHAKRFAESVAEQIADMARQGRAPGLFLAESIPSVAGQVFLPDGYLGEVYAMVRAAGGICAADEVQVGFGRVGSHWWAFETQGVTPDIVTMGKPIGNGHPMAALVTTSEIAASFDNGMEYFNTFGGNPVSCAAGLAVLDVIERDGLRRNALEIGDYLMARFKALQDRYDIIGDVRGQGLFLGIELVEDRKSKAPATRLARRINDGVRARGVLIGTEGPYDNVLKMRPPMIFSRANADHLAGVLDEAMAAVLAEGA
- a CDS encoding amino acid ABC transporter substrate-binding protein is translated as MRHALITALLLASATLANADTFDIVKQRGSIICGVSQGVAGFSAPDDQGKWSGFDIDFCRAVSAAVFGDPDKVSYVPLSTKERFTALQAGTVDMLSRQSTWTLSRDTGMGIHFVGAAYYDGQGFMVRKDLGVDSALKLSGATICAEQGTTTEQNVADYFTAHQMKYEAVVIDSADSIIKAFDSGRCDVYTTDASALYAQRLKLTDPAAFTVLPEIISKEPLGPAVRKGDDKWFDVVRWTLFSLIEAEEDGITQANADASLKSQNPTIRRFLGVEGDNGKQIGLDPAFAYNIVAKVGNYGEMFERNLGQSSQLKIARGINALWNAGGLMYAPPAR